A single genomic interval of uncultured Desulfobacter sp. harbors:
- a CDS encoding response regulator, with product MEHITTANQFEKTDAVEALANGIAHDVNNLLTAIKAHASMMLNNVNPTDPLYNHIIEILSSVDKGSDLANQLLGFAMADEIYLTRMDVNRLVRSVVETLNLKGQRIILDVSLDAKPLIIKGDPEKIKQVVSAIISNALQAMPEGGKLSVRTEADAILNGTAESFGLESGFFCKITISDTGIGMDGDTLEKIFKAFYSHDHKQFPEKKGLGLTFAKKIVKHHNGVIDVWSSLNVGSSFSIILPLAEHKHLDDMPSAQEELKLGHESVLLVDDEQRILDVGRTICKALGYTVFTAASGKDALKIYAEKKNDINVVVLDMIMPGMDGLDVFLALKKINPDIKVLLSTGYAIDENAQEMLKQGCKGYILKPYSVVDFSHKLREVLG from the coding sequence ATGGAACATATTACAACTGCAAACCAGTTTGAAAAAACAGATGCTGTGGAGGCGCTTGCCAACGGCATTGCCCATGACGTCAACAATCTGTTGACCGCCATCAAGGCACATGCCTCCATGATGTTGAACAATGTTAATCCCACAGACCCGCTCTACAACCACATTATTGAAATATTGTCCAGTGTTGACAAGGGCTCCGATCTTGCCAACCAACTGCTCGGCTTTGCCATGGCCGATGAGATTTATTTAACACGCATGGATGTCAACAGGCTGGTGCGGTCTGTGGTGGAAACCCTTAATCTGAAAGGGCAACGAATCATCCTGGATGTAAGCCTTGATGCCAAGCCTTTAATTATCAAAGGCGATCCTGAAAAAATTAAACAGGTAGTTTCAGCTATAATCAGCAACGCATTGCAAGCTATGCCGGAAGGCGGCAAACTTTCTGTGCGCACGGAAGCGGACGCAATTCTTAATGGTACCGCAGAATCCTTTGGGCTGGAATCCGGTTTTTTTTGTAAAATCACAATATCCGATACCGGTATCGGCATGGACGGCGACACCCTGGAAAAAATATTCAAGGCCTTTTATTCCCACGATCATAAGCAATTCCCGGAAAAAAAGGGGCTGGGCCTTACCTTTGCCAAAAAAATCGTTAAACATCACAATGGCGTCATAGATGTCTGGAGTTCTTTAAATGTCGGCTCCTCTTTTTCCATTATTCTGCCCCTGGCAGAGCACAAGCATCTGGATGACATGCCTTCTGCCCAGGAGGAATTGAAGCTTGGCCATGAGTCCGTGCTCCTGGTGGATGATGAACAGCGCATTCTCGACGTTGGACGTACAATATGTAAGGCCTTGGGCTACACGGTTTTCACTGCGGCTTCGGGCAAAGATGCCTTGAAAATATATGCAGAAAAAAAGAACGACATAAATGTTGTGGTTCTGGATATGATCATGCCGGGCATGGATGGGCTTGATGTGTTTCTGGCGTTGAAAAAAATTAACCCTGATATTAAGGTTCTGCTTTCCACAGGATATGCCATTGATGAAAATGCCCAGGAAATGCTCAAGCAGGGTTGCAAAGGATATATTCTCAAACCCTATTCCGTGGTGGATTTTTCACATAAGTTAAGAGAGGTTCTTGGCTGA
- a CDS encoding response regulator transcription factor has protein sequence MQLNVLIADDHAIIREGLKSLLENRGIQVVDIAKNGREAVEKAIALKPDIVMMDISMPDLNGVEATAKIRAEVPHARVIALSMHSSKKIVDKMFNAGASGYILKESAFDEIYDAIQEVLRRNFYLTPAIARMCTDGQGTDRSTWETKPEFNKISRKQREVLQLIAEGKKTRDIAETLGISVKTVETHRRNIMKKLDIFSVAGLTKYAIREGIIALE, from the coding sequence ATGCAGTTAAACGTTCTTATAGCTGATGACCATGCCATCATTCGGGAGGGGTTGAAAAGCCTTCTGGAAAACCGGGGTATACAGGTTGTGGATATTGCCAAAAACGGCAGGGAGGCCGTTGAAAAAGCAATCGCTCTTAAACCGGATATTGTAATGATGGATATTTCCATGCCTGACCTTAACGGTGTGGAAGCCACAGCCAAAATAAGGGCAGAAGTGCCCCATGCAAGGGTGATCGCTTTATCCATGCATTCAAGTAAAAAGATTGTCGATAAAATGTTTAATGCGGGCGCTTCCGGTTATATTCTCAAAGAGTCTGCCTTTGATGAAATCTATGATGCCATCCAGGAAGTTCTCCGTAGAAATTTTTATCTGACGCCCGCCATTGCCAGAATGTGTACCGACGGCCAGGGCACGGATCGCAGCACATGGGAAACAAAACCCGAATTCAATAAAATTTCCCGGAAGCAACGGGAGGTCCTTCAATTGATTGCTGAAGGCAAAAAAACCAGAGACATTGCCGAGACCCTGGGTATAAGCGTTAAGACCGTGGAAACCCATCGAAGAAATATTATGAAGAAACTTGATATTTTTTCAGTGGCCGGATTAACCAAGTATGCCATTCGCGAAGGCATCATCGCACTGGAATAA